One genomic segment of Clostridium saccharoperbutylacetonicum N1-4(HMT) includes these proteins:
- a CDS encoding HXXEE domain-containing protein: MNTMNSIVWMFPIIFMLHDFEEIIMAEVWGKRYKKAIDTTWPEHQPFALNYVHCCKTPAFSIGVEIIFLIFVLISLFSLIFQNYFIWYSGFLGITLHFVFIHMVSCIRFKHYVPGIITSTLFLFPSTWLLFTSANILHYNVSMILLACLTGIALITLISPMHKLMGSLSRLLYKYSETSKRA; the protein is encoded by the coding sequence ATGAATACTATGAATTCTATTGTTTGGATGTTTCCAATCATTTTTATGCTTCATGATTTTGAAGAAATCATTATGGCTGAAGTGTGGGGGAAGCGCTATAAAAAAGCAATCGATACTACTTGGCCAGAACACCAACCATTTGCTTTAAATTATGTACATTGCTGTAAAACGCCAGCCTTTTCTATTGGAGTCGAAATTATCTTTTTAATTTTTGTGCTGATTAGTTTATTTTCTCTAATTTTTCAAAATTATTTTATATGGTATAGTGGTTTCTTAGGAATAACTTTACATTTTGTTTTTATCCATATGGTTTCATGCATCCGTTTTAAACACTATGTACCTGGAATAATAACATCAACTCTATTTTTATTTCCTAGTACCTGGTTATTATTTACCTCTGCAAATATACTTCACTATAACGTAAGTATGATTTTGTTAGCCTGCTTAACAGGAATTGCATTAATAACTTTAATATCGCCAATGCATAAGCTTATGGGTTCTTTATCTAGATTGCTATACAAATATTCTGAAACATCGAAAAGAGCATAA
- a CDS encoding aminoglycoside 6-adenylyltransferase, whose protein sequence is MNSRYEGMINNLIKYGETSELIKAEVLIGSQSRKDNCADEYSDIDVILFVSDIDFFIKSDEWLNFAEVFIRLIM, encoded by the coding sequence ATGAACAGCAGATATGAAGGTATGATAAACAATTTAATTAAATATGGAGAAACATCCGAGCTTATAAAAGCAGAAGTCCTCATTGGCTCACAGTCAAGAAAAGATAATTGTGCCGATGAATATTCAGATATAGATGTTATATTATTTGTTTCTGATATCGATTTCTTTATTAAATCAGATGAATGGCTTAACTTCGCAGAAGTGTTCATTAGACTAATAATGTGA
- a CDS encoding FtsX-like permease family protein: MNINKFKYFFLDALKSLKRNITLTVFSVFTVSATIFIVGLFLIYLLSVNKNSATIFINNKGMSTVFELLEIAVFLIIPVVSLFLIVNAFKMAMFQRRYEVNIMKLVGATNWFIRWPFIIEGVFIGIVGVFVGNLSLFVIYTFIYTKVMAFTPELSLVQPSFIINTMLWPFAIVAAFIGSIGSLIALRKILKCGVWES, translated from the coding sequence ATGAATATTAATAAATTTAAATATTTCTTTTTAGATGCATTAAAGAGCTTAAAAAGAAATATTACACTTACTGTTTTTTCAGTATTTACTGTATCAGCAACTATTTTTATTGTTGGGTTATTTTTAATATATTTGTTATCAGTTAATAAAAATTCAGCAACTATTTTTATTAATAATAAAGGAATGAGCACAGTTTTTGAGTTGCTGGAAATTGCAGTTTTTTTAATAATACCAGTTGTTTCATTATTTTTAATTGTAAATGCATTTAAGATGGCTATGTTTCAAAGGAGATATGAAGTAAATATAATGAAGCTTGTTGGAGCTACTAATTGGTTTATTCGATGGCCTTTTATTATTGAAGGGGTATTTATAGGAATTGTAGGAGTTTTTGTAGGAAATTTATCTTTATTTGTTATATATACTTTCATTTACACAAAAGTAATGGCGTTTACACCAGAATTAAGTCTTGTACAACCTTCTTTTATAATAAATACAATGCTTTGGCCATTTGCAATAGTTGCTGCATTTATAGGGTCTATAGGAAGCCTTATAGCTTTGAGAAAAATTCTTAAATGTGGAGTTTGGGAAAGTTGA
- a CDS encoding SdpI family protein — protein sequence MSTTIICFLPLILSFTLYDKLPEQIAIHFSRVRGDDYAPKAFAAFGLPVLMAAINILTHLKVNNDRDKISSISVSKYLGMWSAPVTSVILVPELLFIALRYKNPIQGILSEVLGIMITMFGNYLSKCKRNYTFGIKLPWTLNSVDNWNNTHNIAGDIWILGGICMIISGYIRIQGIQLILIILAIITTVPFLYSYWLYKKGV from the coding sequence TTGAGTACGACTATTATTTGCTTTTTGCCATTGATTCTTTCGTTTACACTATATGATAAATTGCCTGAACAAATTGCTATTCATTTTAGTAGAGTAAGAGGAGATGATTATGCTCCAAAAGCGTTTGCGGCTTTTGGTTTACCAGTTTTAATGGCAGCAATTAATATTCTTACACACCTTAAAGTTAATAATGATCGAGATAAAATAAGCTCTATATCTGTATCTAAGTACTTAGGGATGTGGTCTGCTCCTGTTACTTCAGTCATATTAGTACCAGAACTCTTATTTATTGCACTTAGATATAAAAACCCTATTCAAGGTATTTTATCAGAAGTATTAGGCATTATGATCACAATGTTTGGAAATTATCTATCAAAGTGTAAGAGAAATTATACTTTTGGTATCAAATTACCATGGACACTAAATAGTGTGGATAATTGGAATAATACCCATAATATAGCAGGGGATATCTGGATACTAGGGGGTATTTGCATGATAATTAGTGGTTATATACGGATTCAAGGTATTCAATTAATTTTAATTATTTTAGCAATTATTACGACGGTTCCTTTTCTCTATTCATATTGGTTATATAAAAAAGGAGTATAA
- a CDS encoding class I SAM-dependent methyltransferase, whose product MDDKINSEIIKTEDDVFLMLDEFLEKRDNEWWNKFYSNKEKAVPFFKNIPDENLITYFDRGILKEGKALDIGCGKGRNSIYIAKKGLEVCGVDFSETSIEMANKIATEQGIKVKFSCQSIFDFQSEKENYDFIYDSGCFHHIKPHRREQYLSTILKYLKPNGYFAMICFNLKGGANISDYDVYKDNSMHGGIGFSDYKLKIILESYFEIVEFREMIESDNEEVFGKSSLWSVLMRKKN is encoded by the coding sequence ATGGATGATAAAATTAATTCGGAAATCATAAAGACGGAAGATGATGTATTTCTTATGCTAGATGAGTTTTTAGAAAAACGAGATAACGAATGGTGGAATAAATTCTATTCAAATAAGGAAAAGGCAGTTCCATTTTTTAAAAATATTCCTGACGAAAATCTTATTACTTATTTTGATAGAGGAATATTAAAAGAAGGAAAAGCTCTTGATATTGGTTGCGGAAAAGGCAGAAATTCTATTTATATAGCGAAAAAGGGACTTGAAGTTTGTGGTGTGGATTTTTCAGAAACATCAATAGAAATGGCTAATAAAATAGCGACAGAACAGGGGATAAAAGTAAAATTTTCATGCCAATCAATATTTGACTTTCAAAGTGAAAAAGAGAATTATGATTTCATTTATGATAGTGGTTGTTTTCATCATATAAAGCCACATAGAAGAGAGCAATATTTAAGTACTATATTAAAATATTTAAAACCTAATGGATATTTTGCTATGATATGTTTTAATTTGAAAGGCGGAGCGAATATATCTGATTATGATGTTTACAAAGATAATTCGATGCATGGAGGAATAGGGTTCTCTGATTATAAACTAAAAATAATTTTGGAATCTTATTTTGAAATAGTTGAATTTAGAGAAATGATAGAATCTGACAATGAAGAAGTATTCGGTAAGTCTTCCCTTTGGTCTGTATTAATGAGAAAAAAGAATTAA
- a CDS encoding tyrosine-type recombinase/integrase, with protein MTKEQVLEKLTFDVELRGLSKHTQAEYYTKVKIFQDHFNKPATELDEKDIRKFLHYLSTEKGLTSGSVNSYNSGLRFLYGVTLNATLNYKQIPRHRRQRKFPEILTKSEIQSLFDACDNLRDKCILMTLYGAGLRLSEVASLKVTDIDSEKMQLFIRNAKGSKDRYALLSQANLEILRVYWKAYRPKEWLFYSRVNTGTHITSKAVQNIFHKYIEKANISKKVTVHSLRHSFATHLLESGISIFHIKQLLGHSDISSTCFYLHLLKIQSLNVQSPLDFLTETEKTNG; from the coding sequence ATGACAAAAGAACAAGTCTTAGAAAAATTGACATTTGATGTGGAACTTAGAGGTCTAAGCAAACATACCCAAGCTGAATATTATACTAAAGTTAAAATTTTTCAAGACCACTTTAACAAACCCGCTACTGAACTTGACGAAAAAGATATTAGAAAATTCCTGCACTATCTTTCAACAGAAAAAGGTCTTACTTCCGGAAGTGTAAATTCATACAATAGCGGCCTTAGATTCTTATATGGTGTAACTTTAAATGCTACTTTGAATTACAAACAAATACCTCGCCACCGCAGGCAACGTAAATTTCCAGAAATACTTACTAAAAGTGAAATCCAAAGCCTTTTTGATGCATGTGATAATCTTAGAGATAAATGTATATTAATGACTCTATATGGCGCTGGACTAAGACTTAGTGAAGTTGCTTCTCTAAAAGTTACTGATATTGATAGTGAAAAAATGCAGTTATTTATCCGCAATGCCAAAGGCTCTAAAGATCGCTATGCATTGCTTTCACAAGCTAACCTTGAAATTCTAAGAGTTTATTGGAAAGCTTATCGTCCAAAAGAATGGCTTTTTTACAGCCGAGTAAATACCGGAACACACATTACTTCTAAGGCTGTACAAAATATATTCCACAAATACATAGAAAAAGCTAATATTTCTAAAAAAGTTACCGTCCATAGCTTAAGGCATAGTTTTGCTACACATCTACTAGAATCTGGCATAAGTATATTTCATATTAAACAATTACTTGGGCATTCAGATATCAGTTCTACATGTTTTTATTTGCATTTACTTAAAATTCAATCTTTAAATGTACAAAGTCCTCTAGATTTCTTGACAGAAACGGAGAAAACTAATGGTTGA
- a CDS encoding IS91 family transposase → MVEVQDIFIEYGEDYLNKHKLTLVQHKAMSAIRKCRTSHLGGHVDVCDNCGNTQISYNSCRNRHCPKCQALAKERWIYNQKSNLLNVGYFHVVFTIPDTLNSMVYQNQRQLYTILFKATSETLSELSFDKKYLGAKLGFTSILHTWGQNLMHHPHIHCIVPGGGLSSIGKWISSRKKFFIPVKVLSRKFRGKFLYYLKQLYYENNLEFHGNQNYLSDEIEFEKLLSATYSKEWIVYCKPPFKNAACVVEYLGRYTHRVAISNTRILSIDNGNATFKWRDYKDKNKYKVMTISADEFIRRFLIHILPSGFMKIRHYGLLGNRNKTTKLNICKQLTNTPILLRDKIPILELIKEITGRDLSKCTHCGSNKLNRSITFCNSPPITTKTS, encoded by the coding sequence ATGGTTGAGGTTCAAGATATATTTATAGAATATGGTGAAGATTATTTGAATAAACATAAGCTTACTCTTGTTCAACATAAAGCTATGTCTGCAATACGAAAATGCAGAACATCGCATTTAGGTGGTCATGTAGATGTTTGTGATAACTGTGGAAATACTCAGATTTCTTATAACTCCTGCCGTAACAGGCACTGCCCCAAATGCCAAGCTCTTGCAAAAGAGCGCTGGATTTACAATCAAAAATCCAATTTACTTAACGTTGGCTATTTCCATGTCGTATTCACTATTCCAGATACTCTAAATTCTATGGTATATCAAAATCAAAGACAACTCTATACCATTTTATTTAAGGCTACTTCTGAAACTTTATCTGAATTATCCTTTGATAAAAAATACCTTGGTGCAAAACTTGGTTTTACATCAATTCTACATACTTGGGGTCAGAATCTTATGCATCATCCACATATTCACTGCATTGTACCTGGCGGCGGACTATCGTCGATCGGCAAATGGATAAGCAGCAGAAAAAAGTTTTTTATTCCGGTTAAAGTATTATCTCGTAAATTTAGGGGCAAGTTTCTGTATTATCTTAAGCAATTATACTATGAAAATAATCTTGAATTTCATGGGAATCAAAATTATCTTTCAGATGAAATTGAATTCGAAAAATTACTTTCAGCTACATATTCTAAAGAATGGATTGTTTACTGTAAACCACCTTTTAAAAATGCTGCCTGCGTCGTCGAATATTTAGGTAGATATACACATAGAGTTGCTATATCAAACACCCGTATTCTAAGCATTGACAATGGCAATGCCACATTTAAATGGCGTGATTACAAAGACAAAAATAAGTATAAGGTAATGACTATTTCTGCTGATGAATTTATTAGAAGATTTCTTATTCATATACTTCCAAGTGGATTTATGAAAATTAGGCACTACGGCTTGCTAGGTAATCGAAATAAAACTACAAAACTGAATATTTGTAAACAACTTACTAATACACCTATTTTACTTAGAGATAAAATTCCAATTCTTGAACTAATTAAAGAAATTACAGGTAGAGATTTATCAAAATGCACTCACTGCGGCTCAAACAAACTCAATAGGTCTATTACATTTTGTAACTCTCCTCCTATAACCACCAAAACTTCATAA
- a CDS encoding site-specific integrase — translation MEEITSQRTKDSYIKKITSFYDFLTKQNKISNETYKNYFAGIDIDVIEQALDYYIKNQNIESESAAYHYKSVIRMYFDYIQNLGIVADNLIKSFSIKSGINSYSERINLKIKNDSRLKERMSNGIITKDEAIDIIDQCDRNIKNLIEKDNFLNFKKRADDYTNLLGNIIIKFILFTGCKYSALNSIRVNDLNFDTNILNINGYEITLPKNLSLQIRQYIRIRTDFCNKNNQSLFIKQNGEEIDYTNSFLSNILSYFRDGNIQVTMLIKFAIVQMISVDINKDVIKSFTKNSDDIYTDCFNYVYENDSAFRNRYLNSKLRSMEWYDRL, via the coding sequence TTGGAAGAAATAACATCACAGAGAACAAAGGATTCATATATCAAAAAAATAACAAGTTTTTATGATTTTTTAACCAAGCAAAATAAAATAAGTAATGAAACATATAAGAATTATTTTGCTGGAATAGATATTGATGTTATTGAACAAGCACTTGATTATTATATTAAAAATCAAAATATAGAATCAGAATCAGCAGCATACCATTATAAATCTGTAATACGAATGTATTTTGATTATATACAGAACTTGGGAATAGTAGCGGATAATTTAATAAAATCATTTAGTATAAAATCAGGAATTAATTCATATAGTGAACGAATAAATTTGAAAATTAAAAATGATTCAAGATTAAAAGAAAGAATGAGCAATGGAATAATAACAAAGGATGAAGCTATTGACATTATTGATCAGTGTGATAGAAATATAAAAAATCTAATTGAAAAAGACAATTTTTTGAATTTTAAAAAGAGAGCAGATGATTACACTAATCTATTAGGAAATATAATAATTAAATTTATTTTATTTACAGGTTGTAAATACAGTGCTTTAAATTCTATAAGAGTAAATGATTTGAATTTTGATACAAATATATTAAATATTAATGGATATGAGATTACTCTACCTAAAAATTTATCACTTCAGATTAGACAATATATAAGGATTAGAACTGATTTCTGTAATAAAAATAATCAATCATTATTTATTAAACAAAATGGTGAAGAAATTGATTATACAAATTCATTTTTAAGTAATATATTATCATATTTTAGGGATGGGAATATACAAGTTACTATGCTAATTAAATTTGCAATAGTTCAAATGATAAGTGTAGATATAAATAAAGATGTAATAAAATCTTTTACTAAAAACAGTGATGACATATACACTGATTGTTTTAATTATGTTTATGAAAATGATTCAGCATTTAGAAATCGATATTTAAATTCTAAACTTAGAAGTATGGAGTGGTATGATAGGTTATAG